The Rhodospirillaceae bacterium genome has a segment encoding these proteins:
- a CDS encoding NIPSNAP family protein: MAIYELRTYTLHPGKINEAIELYTNVGWPALKPFQKYLVGYFTGDIGALNQIVHLWKFADDADRRAMWQEIYANEGFMAFAAKFRPLIRIQENKLLLASPWGPHP; the protein is encoded by the coding sequence GTGGCAATTTATGAACTCCGAACCTACACATTACATCCAGGTAAAATTAATGAAGCAATAGAGCTATACACCAACGTTGGATGGCCTGCGCTAAAACCATTCCAAAAATATCTAGTTGGTTACTTTACTGGCGATATCGGTGCATTAAACCAAATTGTCCACTTGTGGAAATTTGCAGACGATGCTGACCGCCGAGCCATGTGGCAAGAAATATACGCCAATGAGGGGTTCATGGCATTTGCTGCCAAATTTAGACCACTGATTAGGATTCAAGAAAATAAGCTACTACTTGCCTCTCCCTGGGGACCTCATCCCTAG
- a CDS encoding CoA transferase, translating into MSGPLTGFRVLDLTTMVSGPVATMMLGDQGADVIXIEPIDGEYMRKAGVKHXGMPNGFLSCNRXKRSLSINLKSDEGVHAVKKLLASTDVXVQNFRPGAIERMGLGEAVAREIRPDLXFVSISGFGEKGPYSHQRVYDPIIQALSGLADIQRDKDSGKPKMVRTIIPDKTTSVTAAQAITAALLHRERTGEGQHIRLSMLDTMVAYLWPEGMSGLNYVGHEVDPARAQMGLDLVFETQDGHITAAAVSDMEWAGLCRSLRREELISDARXKXPADRSKXQTERRQMITDELLKWKTDEILERLRGEDVPCAPILDRWSLLDDPQVEENKMIETHSHPILGNVRQPRPAARFDRSPASVEKLAPFLGQDNDAILQEAGYSKEEIADFYERGVLGLQEL; encoded by the coding sequence ATGAGCGGTCCATTAACGGGATTTAGAGTATTAGATTTGACTACCATGGTGTCTGGCCCTGTCGCAACGATGATGTTAGGCGATCAAGGTGCGGACGTTATTAANATTGAACCTATTGACGGGGAGTATATGCGAAAGGCTGGTGTTAAACACCNTGGTATGCCCAATGGCTTCCTTTCATGTAATCGGAGNAAGCGGTCTTTATCGATTAATTTAAAATCGGACGAGGGTGTTCATGCGGTTAAGAAGTTATTGGCTAGCACTGATGTCTTNGTTCAAAACTTTCGCCCCGGAGCGATAGAGCGTATGGGCCTAGGCGAGGCGGTNGCNCGCGAAATACGGCCAGATCTTATNTTTGTCTCAATAAGTGGTTTTGGTGAGAAAGGGCCATATTCCCATCAAAGGGTTTACGATCCGATTATTCAGGCATTATCAGGCCTGGCTGACATCCAACGAGACAAGGATAGTGGTAAGCCGAAAATGGTTCGGACAATCATTCCAGACAAAACAACTTCGGTCACTGCTGCACAGGCTATTACGGCTGCCTTGTTGCACCGGGAGCGGACGGGGGAAGGGCAACACATTCGGTTGTCCATGCTTGATACGATGGTTGCATACTTGTGGCCTGAGGGGATGTCAGGCCTAAACTATGTCGGACATGAGGTTGATCCGGCACGCGCTCAAATGGGTTTAGATTTAGTTTTCGAGACGCAGGATGGCCATATTACTGCGGCTGCTGTATCAGATATGGAGTGGGCGGGTCTATGTCGGTCGCTTCGCCGAGAGGAACTTATTAGCGACGCNAGGTANAAAANCCCCGCGGATAGATCAAAAAANCAAACAGAACGACGTCAGATGATCACAGATGAACTGTTGAAATGGAAAACCGATGAAATACTGGAGAGATTGAGGGGAGAAGATGTCCCTTGTGCTCCAATTTTGGACCGCTGGAGCTTGCTTGATGACCCTCAGGTCGAAGAAAATAAGATGATTGAAACGCATAGCCACCCTATTTTGGGTAACGTGCGACAGCCTCGTCCAGCAGCTCGATTTGATCGGAGCCCTGCAAGCGTGGAAAAGTTGGCGCCGTTCCTGGGACAAGACAATGATGCTATTCTCCAGGAGGCTGGATATTCAAAAGAAGAGATCGCGGACTTCTATGAACGGGGTGTGCTCGGGCTCCAGGAACTATAG
- a CDS encoding glutathione S-transferase — MSDDNEHKIMVWGVESGRCMRVYWMAEELDLDYQIIPITSRSGETLSSDFSTLNPVQKIPVFKCGETIISESAAIIMYMADKFPLPEGFCGGKTPEIKAIISQWCFFVMTELDAHSLYLIRRHDSLREVYGEAPEAVASAEEYFNKQINAAAEKMTGDGPYIMGSSFSIADILLTSCLDWAVAYQLQIPPKMESYRLLAHERNGYQKALKITYPNGIPETMLRISK; from the coding sequence ATGAGCGACGATAATGAACATAAAATCATGGTTTGGGGTGTGGAGTCAGGTCGATGTATGCGAGTGTACTGGATGGCTGAGGAGCTCGACTTAGACTATCAAATTATTCCAATCACATCGAGATCTGGTGAAACACTTAGTTCGGACTTTTCCACCTTAAATCCTGTCCAAAAAATTCCAGTTTTTAAGTGTGGAGAAACCATTATATCCGAAAGTGCGGCAATAATTATGTACATGGCTGATAAATTTCCCTTGCCTGAGGGGTTTTGTGGCGGCAAGACCCCCGAGATAAAAGCTATCATAAGTCAATGGTGCTTTTTTGTTATGACTGAGTTAGACGCCCATTCATTATACTTAATTAGGAGGCACGATAGCCTACGAGAAGTTTATGGGGAAGCTCCGGAGGCCGTCGCCTCGGCGGAGGAGTATTTTAATAAGCAAATTAATGCAGCCGCAGAGAAAATGACTGGCGATGGCCCTTATATTATGGGATCTAGTTTCTCTATTGCTGACATTCTTTTGACATCGTGTTTAGATTGGGCGGTTGCTTACCAGCTCCAAATTCCACCTAAGATGGAGAGCTACAGACTCCTCGCACATGAGCGTAACGGTTATCAAAAAGCGTTGAAAATTACATATCCAAATGGAATACCGGAAACTATGCTGAGAATAAGCAAGTAG
- a CDS encoding glutathione S-transferase — protein sequence MIQIWGRNNSHNVQKVIWFCEEIGLXFKREDAGLEXGRVRDPDMLARNPNAVIPTIEDDGFVIWESNVILRHLARKYGGLDFYPESVEVRTEVERWMDWQQTTLLSPMTTIFWGRARAPDKFPKSEIDEAVQKAERLWQIXSQXLEGRKWXAGEHMSLAEVSIGALAWRWFSLVSEKERAPNDNLEGWFKAXCXRPAYKEHVMAVPLK from the coding sequence ATGATTCAAATATGGGGAAGAAATAATTCTCACAATGTACAAAAGGTTATATGGTTCTGTGAAGAGATTGGATTANATTTTAAGAGGGAGGATGCTGGGCTTGAATTNGGCCGTGTTCGGGATCCAGATATGCTGGCTCGTAATCCCAATGCGGTTATTCCAACAATTGAAGATGATGGTTTTGTAATATGGGAGAGCAACGTTATTTTAAGACACTTGGCTAGAAAATATGGTGGGTTAGATTTTTATCCGGAGAGTGTTGAAGTTCGGACCGAAGTGGAGCGCTGGATGGATTGGCAGCAGACCACATTGTTATCACCCATGACCACTATTTTTTGGGGAAGGGCGCGGGCTCCTGATAAGTTTCCCAAAAGTGAGATCGACGAGGCCGTNCAAAAAGCGGAGAGGTTGTGGCAAATTNTTTCTCAGNGGTTAGAGGGTAGGAAGTGGNTTGCCGGGGAGCATATGTCTTTAGCAGAGGTTTCTATTGGGGCGTTGGCTTGGCGTTGGTTTTCTCTGGTCTCAGAAAAAGAGAGAGCACCTAATGATAATTTGGAAGGTTGGTTTAAGGCTNTGTGTNCTCGGCCTGCCTACAAGGAACATGTGATGGCGGTCCCGCTAAAATGA
- a CDS encoding LLM class F420-dependent oxidoreductase, which produces MHFGIMMFVTDXSISSAELAIAAEERGFESMWIPEHSHIPTSRKSPFPGGGELPQPYYDVMDPFIALGAAASVTSXIRLATGXCLVIQRXPIQTAKEVSTLDQISGGRTIFGVGAGWNLEEMSDHGTDPKTRGDLMNERXEAMKVIWENDKAEYHGKFVDFDEMITRPKPVQKPYPPIVVGGGFPHGARRAITLGDEWMPVGGRDGDIIELRSRFRQMAAEAGREPDSLGISVYGSPTDXDQSKRFADNGITRSVFRLPSKKVDEILPILDEAAXIMRDVNG; this is translated from the coding sequence ATGCATTTCGGTATAATGATGTTCGTTACCGATTANTCAATATCTTCTGCCGAGCTTGCGATAGCTGCGGAAGAGCGCGGGTTTGAGTCTATGTGGATCCCAGAGCACTCCCATATACCAACCTCACGCAAATCTCCCTTCCCCGGGGGAGGCGAACTTCCCCAACCTTACTACGACGTAATGGATCCATTTATAGCTCTTGGCGCTGCTGCCTCGGTTACATCCANAATTCGTTTAGCAACGGGAATNTGTTTGGTAATTCAGCGAGANCCGATCCAGACGGCTAAAGAAGTTTCTACTCTNGATCAAATTTCTGGGGGACGCACAATTTTTGGAGTTGGAGCTGGCTGGAACTTAGAAGAGATGTCTGACCATGGGACTGATCCAAAGACCCGAGGCGACCTCATGAATGAGAGAATNGAGGCGATGAAGGTGATTTGGGAGAATGATAAGGCCGAGTATCACGGAAAATTTGTTGATTTTGATGAAATGATCACCCGACCCAAACCTGTGCAAAAACCATACCCTCCTATTGTGGTGGGCGGGGGTTTCCCGCATGGCGCAAGGCGTGCGATAACTCTTGGCGACGAATGGATGCCAGTAGGGGGTCGGGATGGCGATATTATTGAATTAAGGTCCCGGTTTCGGCAAATGGCGGCCGAAGCCGGACGTGAACCAGATAGCCTTGGGATTAGCGTCTATGGAAGCCCAACGGACNTAGACCAGAGCAAACGGTTTGCCGATAATGGAATAACACGATCCGTGTTCCGGTTACCTTCCAAAAAGGTTGATGAAATATTGCCAATACTCGATGAAGCNGCAANCATCATGCGNGATGTGAATGGATAG
- a CDS encoding isomerase — protein sequence MKIKDLKTFVVGNPPPHRGGPYFVFVKLITDDGIEGIGEAYGVPFXPKVIEQMIXDVVEQHVVGADPFQIERLWRIVYSRAYAQHPDFALMGVLSAVETACWDIIGKSLNQPIYNLLGGQVHEKLRSYTYIYPEADDFGSAGSDEIDPIEIGNVFGDAVKAPKRAEKYVEQGFTAVKFDPIMPMSAFDPRQLSLRALNNAELVVKNIREAVGDQCDLLIGTHGQPNAAGAIRLAERLEPYHPLWFEEPVPPENMDEMARVARATKIPVATGERLATKYEFAALFSKQAASIIQPALGRVGGILEAKKIAGMAEAHYVQIAPHLYCGPVEAAANIQISACSPNFLIQESIERFDNFHAKILKKPIQWXSGFIIPPSAPGLGVELDEEVAEAHPYDGXALFPEMEEQYIL from the coding sequence GTGAAGATAAAGGATTTAAAAACTTTTGTTGTTGGGAATCCGCCGCCACATCGAGGAGGCCCCTATTTTGTTTTTGTGAAGCTAATTACAGATGATGGAATAGAGGGAATAGGTGAGGCATATGGTGTGCCCTTTAANCCAAAAGTAATTGAGCAAATGATCNCCGATGTGGTTGAACAGCACGTGGTTGGGGCGGATCCATTTCAAATTGAGCGCTTATGGCGCATTGTCTACTCTAGAGCATATGCTCAGCACCCTGACTTTGCTCTTATGGGAGTGCTGAGCGCAGTTGAGACAGCGTGTTGGGATATAATTGGTAAGTCATTAAACCAGCCTATCTATAATTTGTTAGGTGGTCAGGTGCATGAAAAGTTGCGGTCTTATACATACATTTATCCAGAGGCGGATGACTTTGGAAGTGCCGGTTCGGATGAGATAGACCCCATTGAAATAGGCAATGTCTTTGGTGATGCGGTTAAGGCCCCTAAACGGGCGGAGAAGTACGTGGAGCAAGGGTTTACTGCTGTAAAATTTGACCCGATTATGCCTATGTCGGCTTTTGACCCCAGGCAACTCTCCCTCAGAGCATTAAATAATGCGGAGTTGGTGGTAAAAAATATTCGTGAGGCTGTTGGGGATCAGTGTGATCTGCTCATTGGGACACATGGCCAGCCAAATGCTGCGGGGGCTATTCGTTTGGCGGAACGTCTGGAACCTTATCATCCTTTGTGGTTTGAGGAACCAGTGCCACCAGAAAATATGGATGAAATGGCGAGGGTTGCCCGNGCAACCAAGATCCCGGTGGCTACGGGCGAGCGGCTAGCAACAAAATATGAGTTTGCTGCTTTATTTTCAAAGCAGGCAGCCTCTATCATACAACCAGCATTGGGGAGAGTTGGAGGCATACTTGAGGCAAAGAAAATAGCCGGTATGGCCGAAGCTCACTACGTCCAAATCGCTCCTCACTTGTATTGTGGTCCGGTCGAAGCGGCGGCAAACATACAAATTTCTGCCTGCTCACCTAATTTCTTGATACAGGAAAGTATTGAGCGCTTTGATAACTTTCATGCCAAAATCTTGAAGAAACCAATTCAATGGGANTCTGGCTTTATCATTCCTCCGTCTGCCCCCGGATTAGGTGTCGAGCTAGATGAAGAAGTGGCAGAGGCTCATCCTTATGACGGGAGNGCTTTATTCCCAGAGATGGAGGAGCAATACATTCTATAA
- a CDS encoding NADP-dependent oxidoreductase, with protein MTAEVNRQILLVARPVGEPKESDFDLVEKAIPDPGPNEVLCRTIYLSLDPYMRGRMNGVKTYAEPVPLGGIMEGGTVSQVLESNYSGLNTGDIVVARTGWQDYAVVPGPDLRKVDPTLAPISTAVGVLGMPGMTAYTGLLNIGKPQAGETLVVAAASGAVGSLVGQIAKIMGCKAVGIAGSSEKCXYVINELGFDACLNHQDANFAEQLADTCHNGIDIYFENVGGKIWQSVIPLLNMFARVPVCGMISHYNATSLPEGPNRLPELMFRVLTHRVTLRGFIVRDYDDQLTEFLSETSKWIKEGKINYREDIVDGLEKAPSSLIGLLKGNNFGKLSIRVSADPT; from the coding sequence ATGACCGCAGAAGTAAACCGCCAAATATTGCTTGTTGCTCGTCCTGTAGGAGAGCCTAAGGAAAGTGACTTTGACCTTGTTGAAAAGGCTATTCCTGACCCTGGCCCTAATGAAGTTTTGTGCCGAACAATCTATCTTTCCCTAGACCCCTACATGCGCGGAAGAATGAATGGCGTCAAAACGTATGCCGAACCAGTGCCGCTCGGGGGCATCATGGAAGGCGGCACCGTGAGCCAAGTCCTTGAGTCTAACTACAGCGGACTAAACACCGGCGATATAGTNGTAGCTCGGACAGGATGGCAGGATTACGCCGTTGTCCCAGGACCAGACTTGCGAAAAGTAGATCCTACACTTGCCCCTATCTCAACAGCTGTTGGCGTCCTCGGCATGCCGGGTATGACCGCTTATACAGGCTTGCTAAACATTGGAAAACCTCAAGCTGGAGAAACCTTGGTGGTGGCAGCTGCTTCCGGAGCAGTCGGATCACTTGTTGGCCAAATTGCAAAAATAATGGGCTGTAAAGCTGTGGGCATTGCGGGCTCCAGCGAGAAATGCNCTTATGTCATTAATGAATTAGGATTTGACGCCTGTTTAAACCACCAAGATGCAAACTTTGCTGAACAACTAGCTGATACTTGCCACAATGGTATTGATATTTACTTTGAAAATGTTGGCGGCAAAATATGGCAGTCGGTTATCCCATTACTCAACATGTTTGCACGCGTTCCAGTTTGTGGAATGATCTCACACTACAATGCAACGTCTCTTCCGGAAGGCCCCAACCGACTTCCAGAATTAATGTTTAGGGTGTTAACCCACCGTGTAACCTTGCGAGGTTTTATTGTCCGGGACTATGACGATCAGCTTACCGAGTTTCTCTCGGAAACCTCAAAATGGATAAAGGAAGGGAAAATAAATTACCGCGAGGATATAGTCGACGGCCTAGAGAAGGCCCCCAGCAGCCTAATTGGGCTCCTAAAGGGCAATAATTTTGGGAAACTTTCCATACGGGTCTCTGCCGACCCGACATAA